In Holophagales bacterium, one DNA window encodes the following:
- a CDS encoding DUF1311 domain-containing protein has protein sequence MIRQRSLAPFAVGTVLAASFAFDPLLAIDCAKAATPAERTVCGSAELLRLDRELNAAFQSARDRTPQGERDALRTAQRRWLEERDQRCGGAAACLAEALRARVAALRATPGDAAAAASPRSADAVRVEMVRRRESKDGRIVCEVSYPQLVGLTNREAAQRLNRAIEHEATTPSCDPGMIGDWSWAGEVTQLDARFLALRVAVSGYCTGAAYPNEFFAGMVFDLTTGRSIDLPAILRRDEASRNRLAELLARHLPSGLDEECREPWEEFVAAPGDRFSFWIDHDRLVIEPRFIHALAACSDEITLSTSELRPLLVPGGPLD, from the coding sequence ATGATCCGCCAGCGATCGCTTGCTCCATTCGCCGTGGGAACTGTCCTTGCGGCGAGCTTCGCTTTCGACCCCCTTCTGGCCATCGACTGCGCCAAGGCCGCCACACCGGCGGAGCGGACGGTCTGTGGCTCGGCGGAGTTGTTGCGGCTCGACCGCGAGCTGAACGCAGCGTTCCAGAGCGCCCGGGATCGGACTCCGCAGGGGGAACGCGACGCCCTGCGCACCGCACAGCGCCGTTGGCTCGAAGAGCGCGATCAACGCTGCGGCGGCGCGGCGGCCTGTCTCGCCGAGGCGCTGCGCGCTCGCGTGGCCGCGCTTCGCGCTACGCCGGGAGACGCCGCGGCGGCCGCCTCGCCGCGGTCTGCCGACGCGGTGCGGGTCGAGATGGTCCGCCGCCGCGAGAGCAAGGACGGCAGGATCGTCTGCGAAGTGAGCTATCCGCAACTCGTCGGGCTGACGAACCGGGAGGCCGCGCAGCGTCTCAATCGGGCGATCGAGCACGAAGCGACGACGCCGTCCTGTGACCCGGGCATGATCGGCGACTGGTCGTGGGCGGGCGAGGTCACGCAGCTCGACGCGCGCTTTCTCGCCCTGCGTGTGGCCGTCAGCGGCTATTGCACCGGCGCCGCCTACCCCAACGAGTTCTTCGCCGGAATGGTGTTCGACCTGACGACCGGCCGGTCGATCGACCTCCCCGCGATCCTGCGACGCGACGAGGCCAGCCGGAACCGACTCGCCGAGCTGCTCGCCCGGCACCTGCCGAGCGGGCTCGACGAGGAGTGTCGCGAGCCCTGGGAGGAGTTCGTCGCCGCGCCGGGAGACCGCTTCTCCTTCTGGATCGATCACGACCGGCTGGTGATCGAACCGCGCTTCATCCATGCGCTCGCCGCTTGCAGCGACGAGATCACCCTCTCGACGAGCGAGCTGCGACCGCTGCTCGTTCCCGGCGGTCCGCTCGATTGA
- a CDS encoding bifunctional sulfate adenylyltransferase/adenylylsulfate kinase — protein sequence MPTPLPVPVPLGLSQAPSWRLTPRQLCDLELLLDGAFAPLDGFLGRADYESVCASMRLASGALWPIPVTLDVSAEVAGALHAGDALLLRDPEGFPLAVQRVEEVWELDPAATAEQVYGTLDRTHPGVDHLFARKNRWAVGGPTERLAAPRHHDSLDLRLTPAQVRAEIARRGWERAVAFQTRNPLHRAHLELTLRALAGGGGLLLHPVVGMTKPGDVDHFTRVRCYRAVLPHYPPGRVLLALLPLAMRMAGPREALWHALIRRNYGATDFIVGRDHASPGTDRQGRPFYGPFDAQALLERHRDEIGVRILPFPEMVYSERDAAYKSADEIAPGEAVVELSGTELRQRLASGREIPSWFTTPEVERELRETCPPLVRRGLTIFFTGLSGSGKSTLASALLDRLLEIGTRPVTLLDGDLVRRVLSSELGFSREHRDLNIRRIGFVAAEIGKHRGIALCAAIAPYDAARREVRAAVAAAGASFVLVHVATPLATCEQRDAKGLYAKARAGTLPGFTGISDPYEVPEDADLVVDTSELSPAEGCERIVAFLRQAGHLPAEGAGSEARG from the coding sequence ATGCCGACCCCGCTGCCCGTTCCCGTCCCTCTCGGTCTCTCCCAGGCGCCCTCGTGGCGGCTCACCCCGCGACAGCTCTGTGACCTCGAGCTGCTGCTCGACGGCGCCTTCGCGCCGCTCGACGGCTTTCTCGGTCGGGCCGACTACGAGTCCGTCTGTGCGTCGATGCGCCTGGCGAGCGGGGCCCTCTGGCCGATTCCGGTGACGCTCGACGTGTCCGCCGAGGTCGCCGGGGCGCTGCACGCCGGTGACGCCCTGCTGCTGCGTGACCCGGAGGGCTTCCCGCTCGCGGTGCAGCGGGTCGAGGAGGTCTGGGAGCTCGATCCGGCGGCCACCGCCGAGCAGGTCTACGGCACGCTCGACCGGACGCATCCGGGGGTCGACCACCTCTTCGCCCGCAAGAACCGCTGGGCAGTCGGCGGACCCACCGAGCGACTCGCCGCGCCGCGCCACCACGACTCGCTCGATCTCCGGCTCACCCCGGCGCAGGTCCGAGCCGAGATCGCCCGGCGCGGCTGGGAGCGCGCGGTCGCCTTCCAGACACGCAATCCCCTCCACCGGGCTCACCTCGAGCTGACGCTGCGCGCGCTCGCCGGCGGCGGCGGACTGCTGCTCCACCCGGTGGTCGGCATGACGAAGCCGGGCGACGTCGATCACTTCACGCGGGTGCGCTGCTACCGCGCCGTCTTGCCGCACTACCCGCCGGGACGTGTCCTGCTCGCCCTCCTGCCGCTCGCCATGCGCATGGCCGGCCCGCGCGAAGCGCTCTGGCACGCGCTCATCCGCCGCAACTACGGGGCGACCGATTTCATCGTCGGGCGCGATCACGCGAGTCCCGGTACCGACCGGCAGGGCCGCCCCTTCTATGGACCGTTCGACGCCCAGGCGCTGCTCGAGCGTCATCGCGACGAGATCGGAGTGCGCATTCTGCCGTTCCCGGAGATGGTCTACAGCGAGCGCGACGCGGCCTACAAGAGCGCCGACGAGATCGCGCCGGGCGAGGCGGTCGTCGAGCTCTCCGGGACCGAGCTGCGGCAGCGGCTTGCGAGCGGACGCGAGATCCCTTCCTGGTTCACCACCCCGGAGGTCGAGCGCGAGCTGCGCGAGACTTGTCCGCCGCTGGTGCGGCGCGGGCTCACGATCTTCTTCACCGGTCTCTCCGGCTCGGGGAAGTCGACGCTGGCGAGCGCGCTCCTCGACCGGCTGCTCGAGATCGGCACGCGACCGGTGACGCTGCTCGACGGCGACCTGGTGCGCCGGGTGCTCTCTTCCGAGCTCGGCTTCTCGCGCGAGCACCGCGACCTCAACATCCGTCGCATCGGATTCGTCGCCGCCGAGATCGGCAAGCACCGCGGCATCGCCCTCTGCGCCGCCATCGCGCCCTACGACGCGGCGCGCCGCGAGGTCCGCGCCGCGGTGGCGGCGGCCGGCGCCTCCTTCGTCCTCGTCCACGTGGCCACGCCGCTTGCCACCTGTGAGCAGCGTGACGCCAAGGGGCTCTACGCCAAGGCGCGCGCCGGCACTCTCCCCGGCTTCACCGGCATCTCCGATCCGTACGAGGTGCCGGAGGACGCCGACCTCGTGGTCGACACGAGCGAGCTCTCACCCGCCGAGGGGTGTGAGCGGATCGTTGCCTTCTTGCGCCAGGCAGGCCATCTGCCCGCCGAGGGAGCGGGCTCCGAGGCGCGGGGCTGA
- a CDS encoding 4Fe-4S binding protein: MGHLAGKDLLRQVGEKLDGLPFRAPWNETLRAVLAELYSPDEAELFVAMPYGLATAPRIARALGQSEAVVQRRLESMADRGLVVDLLVGDETRYMPSPLAVGLFEFTMMRSGDGVDSARLARLFRDYMGDGAVWAANAQDGARVNIMRALPHEEALAPHVEILDYEKASALVERAERFSVGICSCRHEREHAGGRECDGPLEVCTAFDGGADFLVRHGLARAASREEMRDRLARSRDEGLVLSADNVQRNVGFICHCCRCCCNLLHGYRDFGSANAIVTASVVARADETTCEACGNCVAACPVGALAMTPVSADAEEGARSVARVDESRCLGCGVCALDCAFDALHLHARAQRVLHPETTFERVILQCLERGTLQNQIFDDPGRLTHTVMRAILGAFLRLPATKKALMSDLLRSRFLGLLAAGVRASGGGAALEI; encoded by the coding sequence ATGGGACACCTCGCCGGCAAAGACCTCCTCCGCCAGGTCGGCGAGAAGCTCGACGGCCTGCCGTTCCGCGCGCCGTGGAACGAGACCCTGCGCGCCGTCCTCGCCGAGCTCTACTCTCCCGACGAGGCCGAGCTCTTCGTCGCCATGCCCTATGGGCTCGCCACCGCGCCGCGCATCGCGCGGGCGCTCGGGCAATCCGAGGCCGTGGTGCAGCGCCGGCTCGAGTCGATGGCCGATCGTGGGCTGGTCGTCGACCTGCTGGTCGGCGACGAGACGCGCTACATGCCGAGCCCGCTCGCCGTGGGTCTTTTCGAGTTCACGATGATGCGCTCCGGCGATGGCGTCGACTCCGCGCGGCTGGCGCGGCTCTTCCGCGACTACATGGGCGACGGCGCCGTCTGGGCGGCGAACGCGCAGGACGGCGCACGGGTCAACATCATGCGCGCGCTGCCGCACGAAGAGGCGCTCGCCCCGCACGTCGAGATCCTCGATTACGAGAAGGCGAGCGCCCTCGTCGAGCGCGCCGAGCGCTTTTCGGTCGGCATCTGCTCCTGCCGGCACGAGCGGGAGCACGCCGGCGGACGCGAGTGCGACGGGCCGCTCGAGGTCTGCACCGCCTTCGACGGCGGCGCCGACTTCCTGGTGCGACACGGGCTCGCCCGCGCCGCGAGCCGCGAGGAGATGCGTGACCGGCTGGCGCGCTCGCGCGACGAAGGGTTGGTGCTCTCGGCCGACAACGTGCAGCGCAACGTCGGCTTCATCTGCCACTGCTGCCGCTGCTGCTGCAACCTCCTGCACGGCTACCGCGATTTCGGCAGCGCCAACGCGATCGTCACCGCCAGCGTCGTGGCGCGCGCCGACGAGACGACCTGCGAGGCGTGCGGCAACTGCGTCGCCGCCTGCCCGGTCGGCGCGCTGGCGATGACGCCGGTCTCGGCCGATGCGGAGGAGGGTGCGCGGAGCGTCGCCCGCGTCGACGAGTCGCGCTGTCTCGGCTGCGGCGTCTGCGCTCTCGACTGCGCCTTCGACGCGCTCCATCTCCACGCCCGCGCGCAGCGTGTCCTCCACCCGGAGACGACCTTCGAGCGCGTCATCCTGCAGTGCCTCGAGCGGGGAACCCTGCAGAACCAGATCTTCGACGACCCGGGCCGGCTCACCCACACCGTGATGCGCGCCATTCTCGGGGCCTTCCTGCGCCTGCCGGCGACGAAGAAGGCGTTGATGAGCGATCTGCTGCGCTCGCGCTTCCTCGGGCTCCTCGCCGCGGGCGTCCGCGCCTCGGGCGGAGGCGCGGCACTGGAGATCTGA
- a CDS encoding DUF937 domain-containing protein, with protein MQALLEALGQQLGGDPIHRLSGQIGAPAHQTASAVSAALPMLLAGLGRQAAQAGGTDNLMAMLDRNGDGSILDDVAGFFAGGGRGAGAGPLGEIFGHRADSVSGAVSRASGLGGEQVTQLLAMLVPVVLSFFARARSGAAPSGGGGLGDVLGGLLGGGAPGGAASGGGGLGGLLGGLLGGGSGGTGGGGLGDLLGSALSGSTGATPGAPAPGGGLGSLLDNDGGLDQLAAQGASILGGLLGGGR; from the coding sequence ATGCAAGCCCTTCTCGAAGCCCTCGGCCAGCAGCTCGGCGGCGACCCGATCCACCGCCTCTCGGGCCAGATCGGCGCCCCGGCCCACCAGACCGCCTCGGCGGTCTCCGCCGCCCTGCCGATGCTGCTCGCCGGACTTGGCCGTCAGGCGGCACAGGCCGGTGGCACCGACAACCTGATGGCGATGCTCGACCGCAACGGCGACGGCAGCATCCTCGACGACGTGGCCGGTTTCTTCGCCGGCGGCGGGCGTGGGGCGGGTGCCGGTCCGCTCGGCGAGATCTTCGGTCACCGCGCCGATTCGGTCAGCGGCGCCGTGTCGCGGGCGAGCGGCCTCGGCGGGGAGCAGGTCACGCAACTGCTCGCGATGCTGGTTCCGGTCGTCCTTTCCTTCTTCGCTCGGGCGCGCAGCGGGGCGGCGCCGTCGGGCGGCGGCGGTCTCGGTGACGTGCTGGGTGGCCTGCTCGGCGGCGGCGCGCCGGGCGGTGCCGCGTCGGGCGGCGGCGGCCTCGGCGGTCTGTTGGGCGGCCTGCTGGGCGGTGGGTCCGGCGGCACGGGAGGAGGGGGGCTGGGCGACCTGCTCGGCAGCGCCCTGTCGGGCTCGACCGGAGCGACGCCGGGGGCGCCGGCTCCCGGCGGCGGCCTCGGCAGTCTGCTCGACAACGACGGCGGGCTCGACCAACTCGCCGCCCAAGGGGCGTCGATCCTCGGCGGGCTGCTCGGCGGAGGGCGTTAG
- the mscL gene encoding large conductance mechanosensitive channel protein MscL, with protein MGFTQEFKEFAVKGNAMDLAVGVIVGGAFGKIVDSVINDLVMPVVGRFVGGFDFSNLFVPLADPPAGLERTLAAFRAAGVPVFAYGAFLTVLVNFLILAWIVFLMVKAINLAKRQEAAAPAPPAAPPEEIVLLREIRNALQTGR; from the coding sequence ATGGGATTCACCCAGGAGTTCAAGGAGTTCGCGGTCAAGGGCAACGCGATGGACCTCGCGGTCGGGGTCATCGTCGGCGGCGCCTTCGGCAAGATCGTCGACTCGGTGATCAACGATCTCGTCATGCCCGTCGTCGGGCGCTTCGTCGGCGGCTTCGACTTCAGCAACCTCTTCGTGCCGCTCGCCGATCCGCCCGCAGGGCTCGAGCGGACCCTCGCGGCGTTCCGTGCCGCCGGGGTTCCGGTCTTCGCCTACGGCGCCTTCCTGACGGTGCTCGTCAACTTCCTCATCCTCGCCTGGATCGTCTTCCTGATGGTCAAGGCGATCAACCTGGCCAAGCGCCAGGAAGCCGCGGCCCCGGCGCCGCCCGCCGCCCCGCCGGAAGAGATCGTGCTGCTGCGCGAGATCCGCAACGCGCTGCAGACCGGGCGTTGA
- a CDS encoding type IV pilus twitching motility protein PilT codes for MRIDRLLRYGVDRRASDVHFHAGLPLRLRRNGRLEDPEGEPIPNRLIDALLDEVLAPPLRRDLTERGQTDFAHEIPGVARFRGNAYRHQNGTNAIFRVIPPRPPTLEELGLPPDLARLTNFSQGLVLITGPGGCGKSSTLAALVRLINEERREHIVSIEDPIEFVHPPARCVVNQRQAGRDTAGFVRALRAALREDPDVIAIGELRDLETISLALTAAETGHLVLATLHTGSAVRTVDRLVGVFPPSQQPQIRAMLSESLRAVVSQRLVQRSDGQGRLAALEILMATRAAANMIRENKTFQLRSMIQTGSTHGMCLLDQSLLALVRSGRVTREEALVHCDDPKVFAS; via the coding sequence CTGCGGATCGACCGGCTGCTGCGCTACGGCGTCGACCGACGAGCGAGCGACGTGCACTTTCATGCCGGGCTGCCGCTGCGGTTGCGCCGCAACGGCCGACTGGAAGACCCGGAGGGCGAGCCGATCCCCAATCGGCTGATCGACGCACTGCTCGACGAAGTGCTCGCGCCACCGCTGCGACGCGACCTGACCGAGCGCGGCCAGACCGACTTCGCCCACGAGATTCCTGGCGTCGCCCGCTTCCGCGGCAACGCCTACCGGCACCAGAACGGGACCAACGCGATCTTCCGGGTGATCCCGCCGCGCCCGCCGACGCTCGAGGAGCTCGGGCTGCCGCCGGATCTCGCCCGCCTGACCAACTTCTCGCAGGGGCTCGTGCTCATCACCGGACCAGGCGGCTGCGGCAAGTCCTCGACGCTTGCCGCGCTGGTTCGGCTGATCAACGAGGAGCGGCGCGAGCACATCGTCAGCATCGAGGACCCGATCGAGTTCGTCCATCCGCCCGCCCGCTGCGTGGTCAACCAGCGGCAGGCCGGGCGCGACACCGCGGGGTTCGTGCGTGCGCTGCGCGCGGCGTTGCGCGAGGACCCCGATGTCATCGCCATCGGCGAGCTGCGCGACCTCGAGACGATCTCGCTGGCGCTGACCGCCGCCGAGACCGGCCACCTCGTCCTCGCGACGCTCCACACCGGTTCGGCGGTGCGCACGGTGGACCGGCTGGTCGGCGTCTTCCCTCCCAGCCAGCAGCCGCAGATCCGCGCCATGCTCTCCGAGTCGTTGCGCGCGGTGGTCTCGCAGCGGTTGGTGCAGCGCAGCGACGGCCAGGGCCGCCTGGCAGCGCTGGAGATCCTGATGGCCACGCGCGCCGCGGCGAACATGATTCGCGAGAACAAGACGTTCCAACTGCGCTCGATGATCCAGACCGGCTCGACGCACGGCATGTGCCTGCTCGACCAGTCGCTCCTCGCCCTGGTGCGGTCCGGGCGCGTCACCCGCGAGGAAGCGCTCGTCCACTGCGACGACCCGAAGGTCTTCGCGAGCTGA
- a CDS encoding type IV pilus twitching motility protein PilT — protein sequence MGDLFDLLRYTVEQGGSDLHLAAGMEPRVRRHGLLEAIPGWPTLDHATLSRLLPTVVSEKQWQEYVEHGDLDLALGLPGVARFRVNFLRQERGAAAVFRVIPERIMSLEELGFPPAISNLADLRAGLVLVTGPTGSGKSTTLAAVIHRINIMSSRHIVTIEDPVEFVHQNRRSVFSQRELGTNTESFASALRSAIRQDADVILVGEMRDLETVSLALKAAEMGALVFGTLHTSSAAKTIDRLIDVFPSDEQEQARLSLSESLVAIIAQHLLPRLDGSGRIAALEILLKTSALPSIVREGNLPMIQNLIQGGRNLGMIAMDDSLFDLVDRKLVSPHDAYLKAQDKSRFEPLLGES from the coding sequence ATGGGCGACCTCTTCGATCTCCTGCGCTACACCGTCGAGCAAGGCGGCTCGGACCTGCATCTGGCCGCCGGCATGGAGCCGAGGGTGCGACGCCACGGGTTGCTCGAGGCGATTCCGGGCTGGCCGACGCTCGACCACGCGACCCTCTCCCGGCTTCTCCCCACCGTCGTCTCCGAGAAGCAGTGGCAGGAGTACGTCGAGCACGGCGACCTCGACCTGGCGCTCGGCCTGCCCGGAGTCGCACGCTTCCGCGTCAACTTCCTGCGCCAGGAGCGCGGCGCTGCCGCGGTCTTCCGCGTCATCCCCGAGCGCATCATGTCGCTCGAGGAGCTCGGCTTCCCGCCGGCGATCTCCAATCTCGCCGACCTGCGCGCCGGCCTGGTGCTGGTGACCGGTCCGACCGGCTCGGGGAAATCGACGACGCTCGCGGCGGTCATCCACCGCATCAACATCATGTCGTCGCGGCATATCGTGACGATCGAAGACCCCGTCGAGTTCGTCCACCAGAACCGGCGCTCGGTCTTCTCGCAGCGCGAGCTCGGGACCAACACGGAGAGCTTCGCCTCCGCGCTGCGCAGCGCCATCCGTCAGGATGCCGACGTCATCCTGGTCGGTGAGATGCGCGACCTCGAGACCGTCTCGCTGGCGCTCAAGGCGGCCGAGATGGGCGCTCTCGTCTTCGGCACCCTGCACACCAGCAGCGCCGCGAAGACGATCGACCGGCTGATCGACGTCTTCCCCTCCGACGAGCAGGAGCAGGCGCGACTTTCGCTCTCCGAGTCGCTCGTCGCGATCATCGCCCAGCACCTGCTGCCGCGCCTTGACGGCTCGGGGCGCATCGCCGCGCTCGAGATCCTGCTCAAGACCTCGGCGCTGCCGAGCATCGTGCGCGAGGGCAACCTGCCGATGATCCAGAACCTGATCCAGGGCGGGCGCAACCTCGGCATGATCGCCATGGACGACAGTCTCTTCGACCTCGTCGATCGCAAGCTCGTCTCACCGCACGACGCCTACCTGAAGGCCCAGGACAAGTCGCGCTTCGAGCCGCTCCTCGGCGAAAGCTGA
- a CDS encoding phosphatase PAP2 family protein — MASRLGDGPAWLALAPLLPLLFGAAALDAVARLALAGVACAVTSKALKHAIDRPRPYLTHHGIELGVAPLDRFSFPSGHTLHAVALTAVAVAHFPAVGWVLVPFTLLVAWSRVALGVHYPSDVLAGAAAGGVIAWATLAWL, encoded by the coding sequence ATGGCGAGCCGGCTCGGCGACGGGCCCGCGTGGCTCGCGCTCGCCCCGCTCCTGCCGCTGCTCTTCGGGGCCGCGGCGCTCGACGCCGTCGCGCGGCTCGCTCTGGCCGGCGTCGCCTGTGCCGTCACCTCCAAGGCGCTCAAGCACGCGATCGACCGCCCGCGGCCCTACCTCACCCACCACGGCATCGAGCTCGGCGTCGCACCGCTCGACCGCTTCAGTTTTCCCTCCGGCCACACCTTGCACGCCGTGGCGCTCACCGCCGTGGCCGTCGCGCACTTCCCCGCGGTCGGTTGGGTGCTGGTGCCGTTCACCCTGCTCGTCGCCTGGTCGCGCGTGGCGCTCGGCGTGCACTATCCGTCCGACGTCCTCGCCGGAGCGGCGGCCGGCGGCGTCATCGCCTGGGCGACTCTCGCGTGGCTGTGA
- a CDS encoding glycosyltransferase, which translates to MSGATRESRRSAAARPRVLLVSDVAFPRVNGVSTSIATFRRELARLGCETRLVAPQYDGSSREDDPTLIRVAGRRVPFDPEDRLMARRPLARALGVALSGGFDLVHVQTPFRAHVAGVAAARAAGVPVVETYHTFFEHYLEHYVPVLPGRLLRWLARRFSRAQGNAVDRLLVPSTAMREVLAGYGVTSPMAVVPTGFDSTIQGGNAPAFRRRLAIAPEQPLLLVLGRLGHEKNLLFLLEVFAAVCAQRPDALLLVAGEGPARRDLDRRAAQLGLAGRVRFLGYLGRDGDLAACYRAADALLFASRTETQGLVLLEAMALGVPIVTTAEMGTRDLLASGRGARVVAESVGVFAGAVLEVLHDPVLAARLRREGPEVAGEWSAGVMAERLLGEYETALAEARRPAA; encoded by the coding sequence GTGAGCGGAGCGACGCGCGAATCCAGGCGCTCCGCGGCCGCGCGGCCGCGCGTTCTCCTGGTGAGCGACGTCGCCTTCCCGCGCGTCAACGGCGTCTCGACCTCGATTGCCACCTTCCGCCGGGAGCTTGCCCGGCTCGGCTGCGAGACGCGGCTCGTCGCTCCGCAGTACGACGGCAGCAGTCGGGAGGACGATCCGACACTGATCCGCGTTGCGGGTCGGCGCGTGCCGTTCGACCCCGAGGATCGCCTCATGGCGCGACGGCCCCTCGCCCGGGCCCTCGGCGTCGCGCTCTCCGGAGGCTTCGACCTCGTCCACGTGCAGACGCCGTTTCGCGCCCACGTTGCCGGCGTGGCCGCCGCCCGCGCGGCCGGAGTTCCGGTCGTCGAGACCTACCACACCTTCTTCGAGCACTATCTCGAGCACTACGTGCCGGTACTTCCCGGCCGCCTGCTCCGCTGGCTGGCGCGCCGCTTCTCCCGGGCCCAGGGCAATGCGGTCGACCGCCTGCTCGTGCCGTCGACGGCGATGCGCGAGGTGCTCGCCGGCTACGGCGTCACCTCGCCGATGGCGGTCGTCCCGACCGGCTTCGACTCGACGATCCAAGGGGGCAATGCGCCGGCGTTCCGGCGTCGGCTTGCCATCGCGCCGGAGCAACCGCTGCTTCTCGTGCTCGGCCGGCTCGGGCACGAGAAGAACCTCCTCTTCCTGCTCGAGGTCTTCGCCGCGGTCTGCGCACAGCGGCCCGACGCGCTCCTGCTCGTGGCCGGGGAGGGACCGGCGCGACGCGACCTCGATCGCCGGGCGGCTCAGCTCGGCCTCGCCGGACGGGTACGCTTCCTCGGCTACCTCGGTCGCGACGGCGACCTCGCCGCCTGCTACCGCGCAGCGGACGCGCTCCTCTTCGCCTCCCGCACGGAGACACAGGGGCTCGTGCTGCTCGAGGCGATGGCGCTCGGCGTGCCGATCGTCACCACCGCCGAGATGGGCACCCGCGATCTGCTCGCGAGCGGACGCGGCGCGCGGGTCGTCGCGGAGTCGGTGGGGGTCTTTGCCGGCGCGGTCCTCGAGGTGCTTCACGACCCGGTGCTCGCCGCCCGCCTGCGCCGCGAGGGCCCGGAGGTCGCAGGCGAGTGGTCGGCCGGGGTCATGGCCGAGCGCCTGCTCGGCGAGTACGAGACGGCGCTCGCCGAGGCACGCAGACCCGCGGCGTGA
- a CDS encoding class I SAM-dependent methyltransferase, with the protein MSGHLYQEDLAYIHHAGFLGLAERAAPWIVSQLRRRGLVGGRVVELGCGSGLVLRVLAEAGYEPYGIDASAEMLALARTIAPGVALEQASLYECAIPPCVAVVAVGEGLNYWAHPSPPPTAALFGRVATALDPNGFFLFDVITRRREVPAPYRTWAAGPDWACLVEVKATASELVREIATFRLHEGSYRRAAETHRVHPFRESALRRELVEAGFAPSTRRAYGATPLAPGRRLFWSPRQRSGTGASPGRSRAGKG; encoded by the coding sequence ATGAGCGGTCATCTCTACCAGGAAGACCTGGCCTACATTCACCACGCGGGCTTCCTTGGCCTGGCGGAACGGGCCGCGCCGTGGATCGTGAGCCAGCTCCGGCGCCGCGGGCTCGTCGGCGGGCGGGTGGTGGAGCTCGGTTGCGGCAGCGGTCTCGTTCTGCGGGTGCTCGCCGAGGCCGGCTACGAGCCCTACGGCATCGACGCCTCGGCCGAGATGCTCGCCCTGGCCAGGACGATCGCACCGGGTGTCGCGCTCGAGCAGGCGTCCCTCTACGAGTGCGCCATCCCGCCGTGCGTTGCCGTCGTCGCGGTGGGCGAGGGGCTCAACTACTGGGCTCACCCCTCTCCTCCCCCGACGGCGGCCCTGTTCGGGCGCGTCGCGACCGCCCTCGATCCGAACGGCTTCTTCCTCTTCGACGTCATCACCCGACGTCGCGAGGTGCCGGCGCCGTATCGCACCTGGGCGGCAGGGCCCGACTGGGCCTGCCTGGTCGAGGTGAAGGCCACGGCGAGCGAGCTCGTGCGCGAGATCGCGACCTTCCGCCTGCACGAGGGCAGCTACCGGCGCGCCGCGGAAACACATCGGGTGCACCCCTTTCGCGAGTCCGCGCTCCGACGGGAGCTCGTCGAGGCCGGCTTCGCTCCCTCGACGCGCCGCGCCTACGGCGCGACGCCGCTGGCCCCGGGGCGACGCCTCTTCTGGAGCCCGCGCCAACGCAGTGGGACCGGCGCCTCACCCGGCCGATCGCGGGCCGGCAAGGGGTGA
- a CDS encoding PadR family transcriptional regulator, which translates to MPRLQGDATTLEFALLGLLDQQPQTGYDLRRVFATTPFALYSDSPGAVYPALRRLEARGWIAPVAVRPTNARGRRPLQLTALGSRCFRAWLEQPPTRDEAVRDLGALYLRFAFMSQAAPPAVPVRFLASLRELLAAHLEGLERFYAGAKPAMPPTGRLVFEHGMDEIRRTALWCERSGMALSAGESGRRKEGEES; encoded by the coding sequence ATGCCCAGGTTGCAAGGCGACGCCACGACCCTCGAGTTCGCGCTGCTCGGCCTGCTCGACCAGCAGCCGCAGACGGGCTACGACCTGCGCCGGGTCTTCGCGACGACACCCTTCGCGCTCTACAGCGACAGCCCGGGCGCGGTCTATCCGGCCTTGCGCCGCCTCGAGGCGCGGGGCTGGATCGCGCCGGTGGCGGTGCGGCCGACGAACGCCCGCGGGCGCCGTCCACTCCAGCTGACCGCTCTCGGATCGAGGTGCTTTCGCGCCTGGCTGGAGCAGCCGCCCACGCGAGACGAGGCGGTGCGTGACCTGGGGGCCCTCTATCTGCGCTTCGCCTTCATGAGCCAGGCGGCGCCGCCCGCGGTTCCCGTGCGGTTTCTCGCGTCGCTGCGCGAGCTGCTCGCGGCACACCTCGAGGGGCTCGAGCGCTTCTACGCCGGGGCGAAGCCCGCGATGCCGCCGACCGGGCGGCTCGTGTTCGAGCACGGAATGGACGAGATCCGCCGCACCGCGCTGTGGTGTGAGCGTTCCGGGATGGCCCTGTCCGCCGGCGAGTCCGGTCGCCGGAAGGAAGGAGAAGAGTCTTGA